The following proteins are encoded in a genomic region of Candidatus Omnitrophota bacterium:
- a CDS encoding helix-turn-helix domain-containing protein has translation MAMLNLQEAASSLNLNPGELEILVKSGKIEAYKIAGVYLRFKQDDISAFKSTLVQRNTKPGQKLVQKKPMRKLTRESMLDNELSLKNASLLEKIQDFWYFNNFYIISLGVMIFLIVTILK, from the coding sequence ATGGCAATGTTGAATCTTCAGGAAGCAGCCAGTTCTCTGAATTTAAATCCGGGAGAGCTGGAAATATTGGTTAAAAGCGGGAAGATTGAGGCTTATAAAATAGCCGGTGTCTATCTAAGATTCAAGCAAGATGACATTTCCGCTTTTAAAAGCACTTTAGTCCAGAGGAATACAAAACCCGGGCAGAAGCTGGTTCAAAAGAAGCCTATGCGAAAACTTACGCGGGAATCCATGCTTGATAATGAACTTTCTTTAAAAAATGCTTCTTTGCTGGAAAAAATCCAGGATTTTTGGTACTTCAATAATTTTTATATTATTTCTTTAGGGGTTATGATTTTTTTAATTGTAACGATCTTGAAATGA
- a CDS encoding polymer-forming cytoskeletal protein produces the protein MMRKKEKEEPRGTEGVLNMDASMEGSLIFKDPVNLQINGDFKGKLDTKGNLTIGEHADVQADIVGENIVIAGRVVGQIKASKELNIVPPADVKGDIQTPRLGVTPGAVLEGKCRMLSTQEKSTVKAMLNIDEIARYLEVETTIVKQWADGRKIPAVREEDGWKFDRDKIDKWIVDEKVKL, from the coding sequence ATGATGAGAAAGAAGGAGAAGGAGGAACCCCGGGGGACCGAGGGGGTTTTAAATATGGATGCCAGTATGGAGGGCAGCCTTATTTTTAAAGACCCTGTAAATCTTCAGATTAACGGCGATTTTAAGGGGAAATTAGATACAAAAGGAAATCTGACTATTGGTGAACATGCTGATGTGCAGGCCGATATAGTCGGAGAAAATATCGTTATTGCCGGCAGGGTTGTTGGCCAAATAAAAGCAAGCAAAGAACTAAATATCGTTCCCCCTGCTGATGTAAAAGGCGATATCCAGACGCCTCGTTTGGGAGTTACTCCGGGAGCGGTGTTGGAGGGGAAATGCCGGATGTTATCCACGCAGGAGAAATCAACCGTTAAAGCAATGTTGAATATTGACGAAATAGCAAGATATCTTGAAGTAGAGACGACTATTGTTAAGCAATGGGCAGATGGCCGCAAGATACCTGCGGTTAGAGAAGAAGACGGTTGGAAATTTGACAGAGACAAAATAGACAAGTGGATAGTGGATGAAAAGGTGAAGCTTTGA